The Knoellia sp. S7-12 region CGACGGCGCACCCCTCACCGGCTGGTGGGCGGAGGACTTCACCCTTGCCGAGCTCAAGACCCTGCGGGCTGTGGAGCGACTCCCGGCGCTGCGACCGGAGAGCGCGAGCTACAACGGCCAGTTCGAGGTGCCGACGTTCGAGGAGGTGCTCGACCTGCGCGAGGAGCTCAGCAAGCAGACCGGCCGCACCATCGGCGTCATCCCGGAGATCAAGCACTCGACCTTCCTCCACGACGCCGGGTTCGACCCCGAGGTCGCCGTCATGTCGGCGATCACCGCGCATGGGCTCAACCGTCCCAACGCCGCGCTCTTCGTCCAGAGCTTCGAGCTGACCCCCCTCGTCCGTCTCGATGACGAACTCGGCTTCAAGGCCGGGCTGGTCTTCCTCGTCAGTGGCAGCGGTCGGCCCTACGACCTCGTGGACCAGGGCGACCCCCGGACCTACACCGACCTCCTCACGCCGACCAGCCTCAAGGCGCTCGTCAAGGACGTCGACGGTCTGGGTGTCGACAAGAGCCGGGTCATCCCGCGCAACGCTGACGGCACGCTCGGCACCCCGACCGTCCTCGTCGCCAACGCGCACAAAGTCGGCCTTGACGTCACGCCGTACACCTTCCGCGCCGAGAACTCGTTCCTGCCTGTCGACTACCGGATCGGCACCAACCCGGCGACCCACGGCCGGATGGCTGACGAGGTGACCCGCTTCTTCGAGGCCGGTGTCGACGGCGTCTTCTGCGACCAGCCCGACATCTGCGTCGCAGCCCGTACGGAGTTCCTCGCCCGCTGATCTGACAGATGTCATGCCGAGGACATGTTTCCCGGCACTGACGCTCAACCACCACCAGCGACAACGCTGGAGGTATGAAGCAGACACGCATTCCGGCGATCGAACTGACCGCCCTCACCAAGTCCTTCCCGAGCCGCAGCGGCGCGGTCCGGGCCGTGCGTGGCATCGACCTCACCATCACCCAGGGTGAGGTCGTTGCCATTCTCGGACCCAACGGTGCCGGCAAGACGACCACCCTCGACGTCGTGCTCGGACTCACCGAACCCACGAGCGGCGACGCGCGCGTCTTCGGTTCTCACCCACGCGATGCGGTGCGCGACGGTCGGGTCAGCGCGGTCCTCCAGACCGGGGGCCTCCTGCGCGACCTGACCGTGCGCGA contains the following coding sequences:
- a CDS encoding glycerophosphodiester phosphodiesterase, giving the protein MKRSLVALSVAAGLALSSAAATSVAQADAPPKSNGKAKFVAPLVHAHRGASGYRPEHTLAGYRLAVQQGADFIEPDLTMTKDGVLVVRHEPEISGTTDVASHPEFASRKVTKQLDGAPLTGWWAEDFTLAELKTLRAVERLPALRPESASYNGQFEVPTFEEVLDLREELSKQTGRTIGVIPEIKHSTFLHDAGFDPEVAVMSAITAHGLNRPNAALFVQSFELTPLVRLDDELGFKAGLVFLVSGSGRPYDLVDQGDPRTYTDLLTPTSLKALVKDVDGLGVDKSRVIPRNADGTLGTPTVLVANAHKVGLDVTPYTFRAENSFLPVDYRIGTNPATHGRMADEVTRFFEAGVDGVFCDQPDICVAARTEFLAR